In Magnetospirillum sp., the following proteins share a genomic window:
- a CDS encoding branched-chain amino acid ABC transporter permease, which produces MVEILQQILNGLTIGGVYVLIALGLTIVFGILHISHFAHGSISMFGGYFVFFLVTERGLPLALACLAAMAAGFVLGVLVERLAYRPVRDDNPINAFIVALGLTMFAEGANLRLFGADQIVIPTGLQSVFRLGALTLTELRLYVILVTVALIVAMTLYIQRSKTGYAIRALAQNRNAAILMGVDVSRITMLVFAMSSMLGVAAAIMIGALFAIAPGVGEGLAIKGFSVLILGGLGSIPGAIVGGLILGVTEALAAGFISSAYKDVIAFLVMIVVLLVRPQGLMGKRS; this is translated from the coding sequence ATGGTCGAAATACTCCAGCAGATTCTGAACGGCCTGACGATCGGTGGGGTCTATGTGCTGATTGCACTCGGCCTGACGATCGTCTTCGGAATTCTGCATATTTCGCACTTCGCTCACGGCTCGATCTCGATGTTCGGCGGCTATTTCGTCTTCTTCCTGGTGACCGAGCGAGGGCTGCCGCTGGCCCTCGCTTGTCTTGCGGCAATGGCGGCCGGTTTCGTGCTCGGTGTTTTGGTCGAGCGGCTCGCCTATCGGCCGGTGCGCGACGACAACCCGATCAACGCGTTCATCGTGGCACTCGGTCTCACGATGTTCGCCGAGGGCGCCAATCTGCGCTTGTTCGGTGCGGACCAGATCGTGATCCCGACTGGTCTGCAGTCGGTTTTCCGACTTGGCGCGCTGACGCTAACGGAGCTTCGTCTTTATGTCATCCTTGTCACGGTCGCGCTGATCGTGGCGATGACGTTGTATATCCAGCGCAGCAAGACGGGCTATGCGATCCGTGCGCTGGCGCAGAACCGCAATGCGGCGATCCTGATGGGTGTCGACGTTTCGCGGATCACGATGCTGGTCTTCGCGATGTCTTCGATGCTGGGCGTGGCCGCCGCGATCATGATCGGCGCACTTTTCGCGATCGCCCCCGGTGTGGGCGAGGGGCTCGCCATCAAGGGCTTCTCGGTACTGATCCTGGGTGGGCTCGGCTCGATCCCCGGCGCCATCGTCGGCGGGCTCATCCTGGGCGTGACCGAAGCGCTGGCCGCTGGGTTCATTTCCTCCGCCTACAAGGACGTCATCGCGTTCCTGGTGATGATCGTCGTGCTGTTGGTACGACCGCAAGGGCTTATGGGGAAGCGCTCATGA
- a CDS encoding branched-chain amino acid ABC transporter permease: protein MKGPLAFLAVAAMLALAIVAPQYITVKYYVQLILLALIWTIMAHGQNIIQGMTGYVSITQAGLMGVGAYASTLLSIRLGWPVWASMAVAPFITALFSILVGYPSLRVKGHYFAIVTLAFNMVIFTVLLNFTTLTRGEAGIPNIKRPESLFGLVDFDDRVAYYYLVLAVAVVMTLLTWLLMRSSIGRILRAIRQNENLASACGVAVWRYKLFAFVASAFYAGAAGALYAHYIGFINPETFGVAQSLDAILAVILGGTGTLFGPVLGAFAVVFLPEYLRIADSFRLIVYGLLLVVATIFMPRGALHVFERAWDFAVRRLGGTK from the coding sequence ATGAAGGGCCCGCTCGCTTTTCTCGCGGTCGCGGCAATGCTCGCTTTGGCGATCGTCGCGCCGCAGTACATCACGGTCAAATACTACGTGCAGCTCATCTTGCTGGCGCTGATCTGGACCATCATGGCGCATGGGCAGAACATCATCCAAGGCATGACCGGCTACGTGTCGATCACCCAAGCCGGTTTGATGGGTGTGGGCGCCTACGCGTCGACCTTACTAAGTATCCGACTCGGCTGGCCCGTCTGGGCGAGCATGGCGGTTGCACCCTTCATCACCGCGTTGTTTTCGATCCTCGTCGGCTATCCCAGTTTGCGCGTGAAGGGCCACTACTTTGCGATCGTCACGCTCGCTTTCAATATGGTCATCTTCACCGTGCTGTTGAATTTCACGACGCTGACGCGCGGTGAAGCGGGGATTCCGAACATCAAGCGGCCCGAGAGCCTTTTCGGCCTCGTCGATTTCGACGATCGCGTCGCTTACTACTATCTCGTTCTTGCCGTCGCAGTTGTGATGACCCTTCTGACGTGGCTATTGATGCGTTCGTCGATAGGCCGCATCTTGCGCGCTATCCGCCAGAACGAGAACCTGGCCTCGGCCTGCGGCGTTGCCGTTTGGAGGTACAAGCTGTTCGCGTTCGTCGCGAGCGCGTTCTATGCGGGCGCCGCTGGCGCCCTATATGCGCACTACATCGGCTTCATCAATCCCGAAACCTTCGGCGTGGCCCAATCACTCGACGCGATCCTTGCGGTGATTCTCGGCGGCACGGGCACGCTGTTTGGTCCCGTGCTGGGCGCTTTCGCCGTGGTCTTCCTGCCCGAGTATTTGCGTATCGCCGATAGTTTCCGGCTCATCGTCTATGGACTGCTGCTCGTGGTGGCGACAATCTTCATGCCGCGCGGCGCATTACATGTGTTCGAACGGGCGTGGGATTTCGCCGTGCGTCGACTCGGCGGGACGAAATGA
- a CDS encoding acyl-CoA/acyl-ACP dehydrogenase, with protein sequence MNPATLLAAARRFADEAIAPHAQAWETHGGLPENFFASAASAGLLGIEVPVSFGGAGLGFAIKAEICAILAGADFGAAMALINSQNVAKKIAGSATADIAAVYVADLVRGVRVGCTALSEPQAGSDFAAIAMRAVACEGGWHLSGSKAWITNATHADTIVVYAQTKSQGDVNGIGAFLVDARCEGFVRGPDAGSIGLHSCGSGGFRLDNYFVPANAMLDAPGAAFKSILVEINGARVYVASMCCGMVDAALRLAADWGQRRTAFGKKLYGHQSWRLALAEAATDLAGVRALVRSAATALDAGADIQLEAAQSKILAVRMAQSRIPELIHAMGAEGLKTCHPLGRHLIGAQFAGLVDGSTEMLLERVAKFTTKGSS encoded by the coding sequence ATGAACCCCGCGACGCTCCTCGCGGCGGCGCGCCGCTTTGCGGACGAAGCAATCGCGCCTCATGCCCAAGCTTGGGAGACGCACGGCGGCCTACCCGAGAATTTCTTTGCGTCCGCCGCCAGTGCGGGCTTACTCGGTATCGAGGTTCCCGTCTCCTTCGGAGGTGCAGGGCTCGGTTTCGCCATTAAGGCGGAGATCTGCGCGATCCTCGCAGGCGCGGATTTCGGCGCGGCGATGGCGCTAATCAACTCCCAAAATGTGGCCAAGAAAATCGCGGGCTCGGCCACCGCCGACATTGCCGCTGTCTACGTTGCCGATCTGGTGCGGGGCGTGCGTGTCGGCTGCACGGCGCTGTCCGAACCGCAAGCGGGTTCCGACTTCGCCGCCATCGCGATGCGTGCGGTCGCTTGCGAAGGCGGCTGGCACCTGAGTGGAAGTAAAGCTTGGATCACCAACGCGACGCACGCCGATACCATCGTCGTCTACGCGCAAACCAAGTCGCAAGGTGACGTTAATGGGATCGGCGCGTTCCTGGTTGATGCGCGGTGCGAGGGGTTCGTACGCGGACCCGATGCGGGCTCAATCGGCTTGCATTCATGTGGTTCCGGCGGGTTTCGCCTCGATAACTATTTTGTTCCTGCGAACGCCATGCTGGATGCGCCGGGTGCCGCATTTAAATCCATCCTCGTTGAGATCAATGGCGCGCGGGTTTACGTCGCCTCAATGTGCTGCGGGATGGTCGATGCCGCCCTTCGTCTCGCGGCCGACTGGGGCCAGCGCCGCACGGCATTTGGTAAGAAGCTGTATGGACACCAAAGCTGGCGCTTGGCGCTGGCCGAGGCGGCGACCGATCTTGCGGGCGTGCGCGCCCTCGTGCGCTCGGCGGCTACAGCCCTCGATGCAGGTGCGGATATCCAACTCGAAGCCGCGCAATCCAAGATTCTAGCTGTGAGGATGGCTCAATCGCGTATCCCAGAACTCATACATGCAATGGGGGCCGAAGGATTGAAGACGTGCCACCCGCTCGGCCGCCATTTGATCGGCGCGCAGTTTGCAGGACTTGTCGACGGCTCGACCGAGATGCTGCTCGAGCGGGTCGCAAAATTCACTACGAAGGGTTCGAGTTAA
- a CDS encoding NAD(P)-dependent alcohol dehydrogenase yields MPPARPPFDRRAVCRTCRRLDRDAARAGRKIHYEGFELMDDMQVFQLQGDWGFDNLTLARRPVPTPGRGEVLVRMKAASLNFRDLVVLDRGYGRSTGELPLIPVSDGAGEVAAIGPGVARVKIGDRVCPTFFQSWIGGDARPESFAKSLGAPLDGTMAEFMLLSEEGVVRLPPELSFAEAATLPCAALTAWSALVTLGHIKAGDKILVQGTGGVAQFALAFAKIHGAHVTVISSSDDKLVRMRAAGADATINYITHEDWAKAARDIVADRGGFDNIVELGGEKTLPLSLRCVRPGGTISVIGVLSGLSLNASLGPIVARQIKLQGVTVGNRDSFERMLAAIAQHGIKPVLDRRFAFVDLKAALAHLKSGRQFGKIWIEH; encoded by the coding sequence GTGCCACCCGCTCGGCCGCCATTTGATCGGCGCGCAGTTTGCAGGACTTGTCGACGGCTCGACCGAGATGCTGCTCGAGCGGGTCGCAAAATTCACTACGAAGGGTTCGAGTTAATGGACGATATGCAGGTCTTCCAGCTTCAAGGCGACTGGGGTTTCGATAATCTGACGCTCGCGCGTCGCCCAGTTCCCACGCCGGGGCGCGGGGAAGTTTTGGTGCGAATGAAAGCTGCGTCGCTGAATTTCCGCGATCTGGTGGTGCTTGATCGCGGCTATGGCCGCTCCACCGGTGAGTTGCCACTGATCCCGGTTTCCGATGGTGCCGGCGAAGTCGCGGCGATCGGCCCGGGTGTCGCGCGCGTCAAAATCGGCGATCGGGTTTGTCCGACTTTCTTCCAGTCTTGGATCGGTGGCGACGCGCGGCCCGAAAGCTTCGCCAAGTCCTTGGGTGCGCCACTCGACGGCACGATGGCCGAATTCATGCTGCTTTCGGAAGAAGGCGTGGTTCGCCTACCGCCGGAATTGAGTTTCGCCGAAGCGGCCACGCTGCCTTGTGCGGCACTCACCGCCTGGAGCGCACTCGTCACGCTCGGCCACATCAAGGCCGGCGATAAGATCTTGGTGCAGGGGACGGGCGGTGTGGCGCAATTCGCCCTCGCTTTCGCCAAGATCCATGGCGCGCATGTCACGGTCATTTCTTCGTCGGACGACAAGCTCGTTCGCATGCGGGCGGCCGGTGCCGACGCGACGATCAACTACATCACGCACGAAGACTGGGCGAAGGCCGCGCGTGACATCGTCGCCGACCGCGGTGGCTTCGACAACATCGTCGAGTTGGGCGGCGAGAAAACGCTTCCTTTGTCGCTGCGTTGCGTGCGTCCGGGCGGAACGATCTCGGTCATCGGCGTACTGTCGGGTCTCTCGTTGAACGCGTCGCTAGGGCCCATCGTCGCGCGCCAGATCAAGCTTCAGGGAGTCACCGTCGGCAACCGGGATTCCTTCGAGCGCATGCTGGCCGCGATCGCGCAACACGGGATCAAGCCCGTTCTCGATCGTCGTTTTGCCTTCGTGGATTTGAAGGCGGCGCTCGCCCATCTCAAGTCCGGACGGCAGTTCGGCAAGATTTGGATTGAGCATTGA
- a CDS encoding AMP-binding protein, whose protein sequence is MLYPTQFATPHPDKIAYRMVRSGESVTFRELDERSNRAAQLFRACGVGRGDHILVLMENNRQFLEVCFGADRAGIYYTAVSTHLVADEVAYILRDCGAKLVVTSRSQVALMELLRARLPDIAFWFMIGADRPGFADWDDAVSAQPATPVADEWQGLDMLYSSGTTGRPKGIKWPLPERPPGGRTMLVDLLSRLFEYRADTRYLSPAPLYHAAPMRHSMTVIKQGGTVFVMEKFDAEEALATIERERITHSQWVPTMFVRMLKLSLEQRARYDMSSIRMAIHAAAPCPIDVKERMIAWWGPILHEYYAGTENNGFCAIDTQEWLAHKGSVGRAVQGELRICDEHGVELPIGEEGEVYFANGPQFVYHNDPAKTAASRNAKGWTTLGDIGRLDADGYLYLVDRKSFLIISGGVNIYPQEIEDTILSHPKVADVAVIGVPNEDFGEEVKAVVQPLDMVNAGPALAEEIIAYCKARIAAYKCPRSVDFRAVLPRHPTGKLFKRQLKQQYWPVVVDARL, encoded by the coding sequence ATGCTGTACCCGACCCAGTTCGCGACGCCCCATCCCGACAAGATCGCCTATCGCATGGTCCGGAGTGGCGAATCGGTCACGTTCCGTGAACTCGACGAGCGCTCGAATCGTGCCGCACAGCTTTTTCGAGCCTGCGGCGTTGGGCGTGGCGACCACATTCTCGTTCTGATGGAGAATAACCGGCAGTTTTTGGAGGTGTGTTTCGGTGCTGACCGGGCCGGCATCTACTACACGGCCGTCAGTACGCACCTCGTCGCCGACGAGGTCGCCTACATCCTGCGCGATTGCGGTGCCAAGTTGGTGGTTACGTCGCGTTCGCAAGTCGCATTGATGGAGCTGCTGCGCGCCCGGCTGCCCGACATTGCATTCTGGTTCATGATCGGTGCCGATCGGCCGGGTTTTGCGGACTGGGACGATGCCGTGTCCGCCCAGCCTGCCACGCCCGTCGCGGACGAGTGGCAAGGGCTCGACATGCTTTATTCCTCCGGTACGACTGGCCGGCCGAAGGGAATAAAATGGCCTTTGCCGGAACGGCCGCCGGGCGGCCGTACGATGCTCGTCGACCTCCTTTCGCGGCTGTTCGAGTATCGCGCGGACACGCGCTATCTCTCGCCCGCGCCGCTCTACCATGCAGCACCCATGCGCCATTCGATGACCGTCATCAAGCAAGGCGGAACGGTCTTCGTGATGGAGAAGTTCGACGCCGAGGAGGCGCTGGCCACCATCGAGCGCGAGCGGATCACCCATAGCCAATGGGTACCGACCATGTTCGTTCGAATGCTGAAATTGTCGCTCGAACAGCGTGCGCGTTACGATATGTCTTCGATACGCATGGCGATCCATGCAGCTGCTCCTTGCCCGATCGATGTCAAAGAGCGGATGATCGCCTGGTGGGGACCGATTTTGCACGAATACTACGCGGGCACCGAAAACAATGGATTCTGCGCAATCGACACACAAGAGTGGCTCGCTCATAAAGGGTCGGTCGGTCGGGCGGTGCAAGGCGAGTTGCGCATCTGCGACGAGCATGGCGTGGAGTTGCCGATCGGCGAGGAAGGCGAAGTCTATTTCGCCAACGGCCCGCAATTCGTGTATCACAACGACCCAGCCAAGACCGCCGCTAGCCGCAACGCCAAAGGCTGGACGACGCTGGGCGACATTGGTCGCCTCGACGCGGACGGATACCTCTATCTCGTGGACAGAAAGTCGTTCCTAATTATTTCGGGCGGCGTGAACATCTATCCGCAAGAGATCGAAGACACGATCCTGAGCCATCCCAAAGTCGCCGACGTGGCGGTGATCGGCGTTCCGAACGAAGATTTCGGCGAAGAAGTGAAGGCGGTCGTGCAGCCGCTCGATATGGTCAATGCGGGGCCCGCGCTCGCGGAGGAGATCATCGCGTACTGCAAGGCCCGAATCGCCGCCTACAAATGCCCCCGCTCCGTGGATTTCAGAGCTGTTTTGCCTCGGCATCCCACGGGCAAACTCTTCAAGCGTCAGCTAAAGCAACAATACTGGCCGGTAGTAGTTGATGCGCGCCTTTGA
- a CDS encoding ATP-binding cassette domain-containing protein has product MTRDGRRLVRDASFSLDSGSIIIVLGESGSGKSLLAQAVMGNLPADLTCRGRVRLMGEEVSELNGYARRALWGRRIGMLPQEPWIALNPLMRADAQVAEVHALVRGSKWQEARSQALAALRRLGLGGVERRLPFRLSGGMAQRVALAATEAGGTPILIADEPTKGLDADRREDVAALLRAQADAGAAVMVITHDIGLAERLGGNMLVMLEAEIVERGATATVLSAPQHSYTRRLLAADPARWPPAARAASGIDEGEDVLVAADLTKCLGGCVLFDGLDLRIRVGRIAAATGPSGCGKTTLGNMLLGLIDPDGGRVSRAKAAPHRFQKIWQDPVAAFAPSATLGAALDDVAHRHRLDAEVAKTLLARMRIDPGLLVRLPSQVSGGELQRIALARALMVDPVFLFADEATSRLDPVTQREVMELLRDSVAERGLAMLMVTHDQDLAHSIADQVLRM; this is encoded by the coding sequence ATGACGCGCGACGGCCGTCGGCTCGTTCGCGATGCCAGTTTCAGCCTTGATTCAGGATCGATCATCATCGTTTTGGGCGAGAGCGGCTCGGGCAAGTCACTGCTGGCACAGGCCGTTATGGGCAATTTGCCTGCCGACCTCACCTGTCGTGGCCGAGTGCGCTTGATGGGCGAAGAGGTGAGCGAGCTGAATGGTTACGCGCGTCGGGCGCTCTGGGGCCGCCGGATCGGCATGCTGCCGCAAGAGCCCTGGATTGCGCTGAATCCGCTAATGCGCGCCGACGCGCAAGTGGCCGAGGTTCACGCCCTCGTGCGCGGCTCCAAGTGGCAGGAGGCGAGGTCCCAGGCCTTAGCGGCGCTGCGGCGTCTTGGGCTAGGCGGAGTCGAACGGCGCTTGCCTTTCCGACTGTCGGGCGGCATGGCGCAACGCGTGGCGTTGGCCGCTACAGAAGCTGGCGGCACGCCGATCCTGATTGCCGACGAACCCACCAAGGGCCTCGATGCGGACCGCCGCGAGGACGTCGCAGCCCTGCTCCGCGCGCAAGCCGATGCCGGCGCGGCCGTAATGGTCATCACCCACGACATCGGGCTCGCCGAACGTCTGGGCGGCAACATGCTGGTGATGCTGGAGGCCGAAATCGTCGAACGCGGCGCGACGGCGACTGTGCTGTCGGCCCCGCAGCATTCCTACACGCGCAGGCTACTGGCGGCCGATCCCGCGCGTTGGCCGCCGGCTGCGCGCGCTGCCAGCGGGATTGATGAGGGCGAAGACGTCCTGGTCGCCGCCGACCTCACCAAGTGCCTGGGCGGGTGCGTCCTTTTCGACGGTCTCGATCTGCGGATCAGGGTGGGCCGGATCGCCGCCGCCACCGGTCCCAGTGGCTGCGGCAAGACCACGCTCGGCAACATGCTTTTGGGACTGATCGATCCGGACGGCGGCCGTGTGTCGCGCGCAAAGGCTGCACCACATCGCTTCCAGAAAATATGGCAGGACCCCGTGGCTGCCTTTGCCCCAAGCGCGACGCTCGGTGCGGCACTCGACGACGTCGCCCATCGCCACCGTCTCGATGCCGAGGTTGCCAAAACCCTGCTGGCGCGTATGCGCATCGACCCGGGCCTGTTGGTTCGTCTACCCAGCCAGGTCTCCGGCGGTGAGTTGCAGCGCATCGCCCTTGCACGCGCGCTGATGGTCGATCCCGTTTTCTTGTTTGCCGACGAGGCCACTTCCCGCCTCGATCCCGTTACGCAGCGTGAGGTGATGGAACTGCTGCGCGATAGCGTTGCCGAGCGGGGCCTCGCCATGCTGATGGTCACCCACGATCAGGATCTCGCGCATAGCATCGCGGATCAAGTTCTGCGTATGTAA
- a CDS encoding ABC transporter permease, with protein sequence MTVTDFIHSAPRRFPRRRFVGLAILTAMACFAVVGPWLIGVDPLKQDLRAALSPPGDSYTLGADHLGRSMAARLAHAARLSLGFGLATVLTAAVPGVFLGLAAAWFGGFTDRLLSGLCDAVMALPGLLLVLIIAAFAPGAWWPLFLGLALALWVEYFRLVRTVVSRRLAAPDVEAARLFGFSATHIARRHLLPELWPALATLMAFGFATVIVAISTLSFVGVGMRPPTPEWGSMMTELLPYHDEAPLQVLMPALCLFITVLGLQLSAAEDGK encoded by the coding sequence ATGACCGTGACCGATTTCATCCACAGCGCGCCGCGCCGTTTTCCTCGCCGCCGCTTCGTCGGCCTTGCGATACTTACCGCCATGGCCTGCTTCGCTGTCGTCGGTCCCTGGCTTATCGGTGTCGATCCGCTGAAGCAGGACCTGCGCGCCGCGCTCAGCCCGCCAGGCGACAGCTACACGCTGGGTGCGGATCACTTGGGCCGCAGCATGGCGGCGCGGCTCGCCCATGCGGCGCGACTGTCGCTGGGCTTCGGACTGGCGACAGTGCTGACTGCCGCTGTTCCGGGGGTCTTTCTCGGCCTTGCGGCCGCCTGGTTCGGCGGCTTCACGGATCGCCTGCTTTCGGGTCTCTGCGACGCTGTTATGGCGCTGCCTGGGCTGCTACTCGTGCTCATCATCGCGGCGTTCGCGCCAGGCGCCTGGTGGCCATTGTTCCTCGGCCTCGCGCTGGCGTTGTGGGTCGAATACTTCCGGCTGGTTCGGACCGTGGTCAGCCGACGGCTTGCAGCACCCGACGTTGAGGCCGCAAGGCTCTTTGGCTTCTCGGCCACGCATATCGCGCGCCGCCATTTGCTGCCGGAGCTCTGGCCGGCGCTCGCCACGCTGATGGCCTTTGGCTTCGCGACAGTGATTGTTGCCATTTCGACGCTCAGTTTTGTGGGCGTTGGCATGCGTCCGCCGACGCCGGAGTGGGGAAGCATGATGACGGAGTTGCTTCCCTACCATGACGAAGCGCCGCTGCAGGTCCTTATGCCTGCCTTATGCCTGTTCATCACCGTATTGGGGCTGCAGCTTTCCGCTGCTGAAGACGGGAAGTGA
- a CDS encoding ABC transporter permease gives MGFWIRFVITRLTQALIVALMVGLVSFLLVEALPGDQAYRIAAGRYGEDLVNTAAAEAVRQELGLDRPWFVRLWAWLGDLATLNLGVSLVSNESVADELRVQFGATLGLSVAALALSMLVGPPLGVLMALRPGGLFDLAGLAVSTAVRALPSFVIGLVLMIVLAGWLGLLPAAGYDRPVSWVLPTVALALGLAAVSARVTRNAALQVMNSGYIAFARTKGLPTSAIVWRHTIRNAAVPIVAYLGVQLVYLIEGVVVIESLFAWPGIGHALVHAVLSRDIPMVQGTALAMGLTFVALNAVVDAVCHGLDPRGAGRA, from the coding sequence ATGGGTTTCTGGATACGTTTCGTGATAACGCGGCTGACGCAGGCGCTGATCGTCGCCCTGATGGTAGGACTGGTCAGCTTCCTGCTGGTCGAAGCTCTGCCAGGCGATCAGGCATACCGAATCGCCGCAGGACGCTATGGCGAGGACCTCGTCAACACCGCTGCAGCCGAAGCGGTGCGCCAGGAGCTCGGCCTGGATCGACCCTGGTTTGTGCGGCTTTGGGCTTGGTTAGGCGATCTTGCGACTCTCAACCTTGGCGTCTCACTCGTCTCGAATGAGAGTGTTGCGGATGAACTTCGCGTGCAGTTTGGCGCGACGCTCGGTCTCTCGGTTGCAGCGCTCGCGCTGTCGATGCTCGTCGGCCCGCCGCTAGGTGTCTTGATGGCGCTTCGGCCCGGTGGACTCTTCGACCTCGCCGGTCTCGCCGTGTCTACCGCTGTCCGTGCTTTGCCCTCGTTTGTGATCGGACTTGTGCTGATGATCGTGCTGGCCGGCTGGCTCGGCCTGCTGCCTGCGGCGGGCTATGACCGGCCGGTCTCCTGGGTGTTGCCAACAGTAGCGCTTGCGCTGGGCCTCGCCGCCGTTTCGGCACGTGTGACGCGCAACGCTGCGCTGCAGGTCATGAACTCAGGCTATATCGCATTTGCACGAACCAAGGGCTTGCCAACCTCTGCTATCGTCTGGCGGCACACGATACGAAACGCAGCGGTACCGATCGTAGCGTATCTCGGCGTGCAGCTTGTCTACCTGATCGAGGGCGTGGTGGTGATCGAGTCGCTTTTCGCCTGGCCAGGCATCGGTCACGCGCTCGTGCATGCGGTCCTTTCTCGCGACATTCCCATGGTGCAGGGCACGGCGCTGGCCATGGGTTTGACGTTTGTGGCACTCAACGCTGTGGTCGATGCTGTCTGTCATGGGCTCGATCCGCGCGGCGCAGGCCGCGCATGA
- a CDS encoding ABC transporter substrate-binding protein — protein MVKTFSRRAALVGGAALSLTSLSSRAQTQPTALKIAAPFEITGFDPVRSGFIFGRLEIAETLVTADDGGRPVSALASSWTVSDDGLLWRFTLRSGAIFHDGTSVTAGTVANALNRTRGVAASVLANAPIAAIGADGDRIVTIRTERPFQSLPAFLSHSSGIVLAPSSFEGDSAVRAIGSGPYRARLVEAPLRVEAELFPGWTGPKPTIERISYLAVPRGETRTIMAESGQADLVYVLPPESVDRLRRSTRIAVEVIPIARTRAIKLNAARPAFSDVRTRQAFSFAIDREGIAKALLRSPRSQATQMFAPALADWHQPGLPALAHDPARARALLAEAGWRPGTDGVLAKNGQPFKVTLRTFSDRPEQPPMAAAIQAQVKEVGIDMQVAIVNSGEIPAGHRDGTMDMALFARNFALTPDPLGTLLQDFGPNGGDWGAMNWSSPELVSVLGRLGSETDAAARSALRRRTSEILHAEMPVVPIAWFDHGVAVSRRLSGVTIDPFELSYRVSAMRWGA, from the coding sequence ATGGTAAAAACTTTTTCACGCCGTGCGGCGCTCGTCGGCGGTGCAGCGCTCAGCTTGACGTCTTTGTCTTCACGCGCCCAGACACAACCAACGGCGCTGAAGATAGCGGCTCCTTTCGAAATCACGGGTTTCGATCCTGTCCGCTCCGGCTTCATCTTCGGTCGGCTCGAGATCGCCGAGACGCTGGTGACGGCCGACGACGGCGGACGCCCGGTGTCGGCACTGGCATCGTCGTGGACTGTATCCGACGACGGCCTGCTCTGGCGTTTCACGCTTCGATCAGGCGCGATTTTTCATGATGGCACCTCGGTCACGGCAGGCACTGTCGCCAATGCGCTGAACCGCACGCGCGGCGTTGCCGCAAGCGTGCTCGCCAATGCGCCGATCGCCGCAATCGGCGCGGACGGCGACCGCATCGTCACCATACGCACCGAGCGACCGTTTCAGTCGCTTCCGGCATTCCTTTCGCATTCGAGCGGGATCGTGCTGGCGCCGTCGTCTTTCGAAGGCGACTCGGCGGTACGTGCAATCGGCAGCGGACCCTACCGTGCTAGGCTCGTAGAGGCTCCATTGCGCGTCGAGGCTGAACTATTTCCAGGATGGACTGGTCCGAAGCCCACAATCGAGCGGATCAGCTATCTCGCCGTCCCTCGCGGCGAAACCCGCACTATCATGGCGGAGAGCGGGCAGGCAGACCTCGTCTATGTTCTGCCGCCCGAGAGCGTTGACCGCCTACGCCGCAGCACGCGCATCGCGGTAGAGGTGATCCCGATCGCTCGTACCCGAGCGATCAAGCTCAATGCCGCTCGGCCGGCATTTTCGGACGTTAGGACCCGCCAAGCCTTTAGCTTCGCCATCGACCGTGAGGGCATCGCCAAAGCGCTATTGCGTAGCCCGCGCTCGCAGGCCACGCAGATGTTCGCGCCCGCGCTCGCCGACTGGCATCAGCCGGGCCTACCGGCGCTGGCCCATGATCCGGCCCGCGCGCGCGCTCTACTGGCAGAAGCCGGTTGGCGGCCGGGTACCGACGGGGTGCTCGCCAAGAATGGCCAGCCGTTCAAAGTGACGCTGCGTACCTTCTCCGACCGCCCCGAACAGCCGCCCATGGCCGCCGCGATCCAGGCACAGGTCAAGGAAGTCGGAATCGATATGCAGGTTGCCATCGTCAACAGCGGTGAGATCCCAGCCGGCCACCGCGACGGCACAATGGATATGGCTCTCTTCGCCCGCAACTTCGCATTGACGCCCGATCCTCTCGGCACCTTGCTGCAGGATTTCGGTCCGAATGGCGGGGACTGGGGCGCGATGAATTGGTCGAGCCCGGAGTTGGTGTCGGTGCTGGGCCGGCTGGGATCGGAGACCGACGCAGCAGCCCGCTCCGCGTTGCGCCGGCGAACTTCCGAGATTCTGCATGCCGAGATGCCGGTTGTGCCGATCGCTTGGTTCGACCACGGTGTCGCCGTCAGCCGCAGGCTGTCGGGCGTTACTATCGACCCATTCGAGCTGAGCTACCGGGTTTCGGCGATGCGGTGGGGTGCCTGA